The window CCGAGCGGCGCCGCGGCGGCGAGCGACAGCAGGCCGTGGAGCTGGAGGGCCTCGCCGAGAGTGGGTGAGAGCCACACGAGCGCGACGACCAGGAGCTGTCCGCCGACGAGCAGGGCCGCCGCGAGCGTCCAGCAGTAGGTCCGCCAGTGGGTCGCCAGCGCGTCGCGGATCGGCGACAGCCTCAGTCCGAGGTAGACCGCGATCGGGTAGACCGGGAACAGGTACCGGACGGTGAGCTGGGCGTGCAGCGGCAGGCGCGGGAGGTACAGCAGGATCAACGCGGCGGCGGCCAGCGCGAGGTACGCGTCGTCGGGCTCGACGTCGCCGGCGGCCGCGATCAGGTCCCGCCGGTCCCGAACCCCCCGGAGGGTTACGACGGCGGCCGGCACGGCCGCGGCGACGACGGCCAGCAGCGCGGTCGACTCCAGCATCGACAGGTCCGCCGTGGCCGCGCCGGTGGACCGCTCGGCGACCCGCTCGACGTGGCCGCTCCGGACGAACGTGTGGAACGCGGCCGCCGGCGATCCGAGCAGCTTCTCGACGCCGACGAGGAGGAACCGGCCGAACGTCGTCAGCGGCTCGACGGCGGTGGCCGCGAAGTCGAGTCCCTCGCGGAGGGCCTGGTCCGGCGACGCAATCTCGGACGCCTCGTCTATCGGCGTCGCAGCGGATCCGTCCCCGCCCGGCGTGGCGGCTCCGGCCGTCCCCGATCCGTCGTCGGCCACAGTTCGAGCGTCCGCTTGAGTTGCGCCGGGGAGCATCCGCGGGACGCGCAGGGGGTGGCCGCCGACGAGGACGTTCGTGACGGCGAAGGGGAGCAGCGACGCGGCGAAGGCCGCCCCGACCGTCGCGACGGTGCGCCGGTCGTTCGCGGGCGCGGTGGCGACGTCGACGGCGACGAACGGGACGAAGATCGCCAGCGCCTCCGGCGCGTGGACCCACGCCAGCAGCCCGGCCGCGACGTACCCGACGGCGCGCGCCTCGAGGGCGAGCGCTCCGTCAGCGGCCCGACTCCGCCGGAGGGCGTAGGCCAGCGCCAGCGCGACGGCGGCGGTGATCACGTGGCGCTTGGGGACGGTCGCCCACGCCGCCAGCGGCGTGCCGAGGACGACGGCGACCGCGCCGACGACGGCGTACCGCCGGCGGTACCGGTCGGCCAGCAGCCGGTAGGCGAAGACCGCGACGAACGCGGCGACGACGGCGTGGAGCGCCTGCAGCGCCAGCTGGTGGAGCGGCGGGTCCATCGGCGTCGCGAGGGCGACGTTGACGGCGAAGGCCGCCAGCGCGACGCCGCCGCCGGCGAGTGCGAACTGCCGCTCCCGGTCGACCGCCCGACCGGCGACGACGGCGGTGGCGAGCACCAGCAGCGACCAGACGGCGACCAGTCCGATCCGGAGCTCCGTCACCGCGGCGAGGGCCTGCAGCGCCCACAGGAACGGCAGCGCGGCGATCAGCACGCCGAAGTTCCGCGGGTAGAGCCGCCCGTCGACGTGGTAGACGCCCGGCGTGGCGGTCCCCTCGCTGTAGGGGGCCGCGGTCAGGTAGAGCCGCCCCTGCTCGACGGCGGCCAGCCCGTTGGCCAGCGTGTAGGTGTCGGTGATCAGAAAGCCCGCGCGCCAGCACGCGCCGAACAGGCAGAGGCTCGCCAGGAAGACCGCGAGGCCGACGCGGTCGCCGAACGCGAACCGGACGACGGCGTCCCGGACCCGCTCGCGGTTCATCCGACCACCTCGATGGCGACCCGCTTCGCCGCTACGGTCCGGTCGTCCGCGCCGGACCGGACCAGCAGTTCCAGCCGGCCGTCGTAGCGCTCCCGGTCGATCCGCTCGCGCTCGACGGTCCCGCCCTCGAACTCGACGCTGAACCGGCCCTCGCTGCCGGGCGACAGGATCGTCGAGCTGACGCGGGCGTAGTCCAGCGCCGGCACGACCACCCTGTAGGCCAGCACCGGCCGGCCGGTGACCGACGCGAGGTTGACCGTCGCGGGCGGCACGGACAGGCGATACACTTCGGTCCCGAAGCGGCCGCCCTCGAAGGCGACGTCGTCAGGCAGCGTCGCGTTCCCGACCGTCGCCGACCCCTCGCCCAGGCCCGTCGTCGCCTCTGACTGCGTGAAGTCGACGCCGCCGACCAGCGGGCCCGAGGCCAGCGCCGTCGCCACGATCAGGGCGGTGACCCCGTAGACGGCGACGGACTCGGCGTTCATGCCCGTTGCCAGGGGGCTACGGGGATAAAAAGCCCCACGCGACGCTACTGGGTCGTTTAGGCGAAAGAAACGGAAGAGCCAGGAGATCAGTTAGGCGTCGGGACCTTCCCAGGTGGCGATGGTCGTCGTGGTCTGGCCGTCGTGTTCGTAGATGAGGCGAACGGTCGCAGAGTTGAGATCACTGTCGCCGACGATATCGAACGACACGCCGGCCTTTAGATTCTCGTCGACCCAATCACCACTACCATCTGCATCAGCGGTTAAATCGAGGGTGCTGTATGTGTTACTAAATGATCCGGTGCTTGAATCATTACCCGGTCCGGCAGCAAAGCTCTCGGTTGACTTGACGTACACGTTGTCCGGATTGACAGTTTCACCACTTTCGTGCGTAATCGTCAGTATATCGTTCCCACTGTTATCCTGGTACTCAAAGTCGAAGCTCGCTTGTGGTGGACTCTGCTGTGCCTGATCCCCAACGTTCAGTACAAACGACGCGATGACGGCGGCCAGGATGACCGTGATGGCGACCATCAGGATCACGCCGATGACCGGCGACACTGCGTCGTCTCTCTCGAAGAGGTCTCGGATGGACATTCCAACCCATCAACCGAGTAGTTCAGTATTAAAATTAGAGGTAAGTTTTCTAAATAATCTTCGTCAAGATGGGATTGAAAGGGTATCAGCGCAGGCTTGATCCTATCGAGAGATGAGAACAGGAGAAGGAAGAGCTAGCCCTGGTTAGGCGTCGGGTCCTTCCCAGGTAGCGAGCGTCGAAGACTGGCCGCCGGACGCAGTCGTGTAAATTAGTATGACCTCGTCGTCGGAATCGACTGCAACAGTGACTGACGTCCCAGCATCAACCTCACCGACGTCAGCATGGGAACTATCACTAAACTTGTCAGTGGGTCCATCGTCTCCGTTTGGACCTTTGTCATTCAGTGTCAATCTATCTCCATTGATCGTATTGCCGCTCGTGTGGGTGATCGTAAGGACGCCATCGGTACCCAGCCCGTTACTGCTGCCATCGTAATCAGCACTACCGGTTGACCCGTCTTGATCGTAGCTGAAGTCAAAGCTCGCTTGCGGTATACTCTGTTGCGCCTGGTCCCCGACGTTCAGAACGAACGACGCGATGACGGCTGCGAGGATGACCGTGATGGCGACCATCAGGATCACGCCGATAACCGGCGACACTGCGTCGTCTCTCTCGAAGAAGTCTCGGATGGGCATTGCAGGCCAATAGCTGCTTGATTCGGTATTAAATACATAATATAGTTTCCTAAATATTGTGCCGTCAGGGAACGATTGAAGGCTGTCTGTAGGAGCTTGAAGCTAGTGGAAAGTCGTGAAGCGAAAGGGAAGTGCAGCCGATTAGGCGTTCGGACCTTCCCAGGTCGTCAGTGTCGACGAGGAACCGCCGGACTCAGCAGTGTAAACTACACGGACCGTTGCACCACTTAAATCAACGCCATTTATACTACCACCAGTATCGTCTTTCAGAGTTGTGGAGTTCACCTCTCCCCACGACCCAGCGTTAACGTCGCCCCAGAATGGATTCTCCTGGATGACCAATTTGTCATTATCTCCATCTTCAGCTCCTGAAACAGTCATATTCAGGCGCTCGGAATTAATCGTGTCACCCGTTTCGTGGGTTACTCGCAGCACGTCGTCAGTTTGATTGGTGTATTCGAAGTTGAAGCTCGCCTGCGGCGTCGATTGCTGTGCCTGGTCCCCGAGGTTGAGGACGAACGACGCGATGACGGCGGCCAGGATGACCGTGATGGCCACCATCAGGATCACGCCGATGACCGGCGAGACCGCGTCGTCGTCCGCGAACAGTTTCTTGAGATCCATGGTTGTTGATGGACACCCACGTCGGAGGACGTCGCCCCTGCCCGGGCAGCCCGCCTCACCCCGTGGGTGCTACACATCTCACTCGACCACGTTCACTTATACCCCAACTACCATTCACCCGGTCAACGGCCCCTTGAGCGGCGTTCAAGGCGGTGTTGAGAACGGCAACCGACTGGCCAGTAGACAGTGAGGAAATCAAGGGCGCCTGAAACACCGGGTCGGAGAGAGGATGGCCTCGCGGACGTCCGTCACTCGTCGCCGTCGCTCCGGGCCGCGTACTCGGAGAGGGTGAGTTCCCGCCCGAGGAAGGTGTGGTAGGCGGCGGAGACGGTGAGGATCACGGCGAACACCGTCGCCCAGACCAGCGGCGGGACGACGGTGACGGGGTAGACGTCGGCCCACAGCGTCGCGACGACGGCCAGGCTCACCGCGCCGAGCGAGAGGTAGTACTCCCGCCAGGGGAACTCCTTGCCGGGGACAATCTCCAGGTACACCGTCAGCTCGTCGGTGTACTGGGTGGTGTCGATGACCCCGTCGTCGGAGTCGAACTCGACGATGCCGGCCTCGTCCATCTTCGGGAGGTGCGTCTGCTGGAGCGTCGTGTACACCCGCTTGCGCTGTTTCCCCGAGACGGAATCGGTCGGACACTCGTACTCCTCGGCGGCGACCCGCGTCGCGAGGTCGCCCAGCTCGACGGGCCCGCCGTGCCGGCGGAGGTACTGCAGGACGTAGCGCCGCCGCTCGTTCTGGAGCACGTCGAAGATCTCTCCCTTCGAGAGCTGAGCGCCGTCGGCGCCCACTGGTTGGAGGGTGTCGGAGCCCTTACTCATAGCTCCCCCCGGAGCCGGTCGCGTCGGCCTCGACCCACGCCATCGTGTGGTGTCGCATCTATCGTCGCGCTATATATTCGTAGCGGTTACCTCAGTCCGAGAAAAGCGACAGCCTCCGATTACGCGTCGGGGCCTTCCCACGTCGCCAGGGTCGCGGAGGAGCCGCCCTGCGAGGGCTCCCAGACGACGCGGATCGTGTCGCCGTTCGCGACGTCGACGGTGATACCGCTGCCGGCGGAGATGACGCTCCCTTCGCCGTAGTTACCAGCGCCTGCCGTCGTCCAATCGCCGTTTTCAGCACTATCTGTTGCTCCTCTCACATATAGCTCACCTGCTTCGATATTCTCACCGCCATCATGGATAATGTCGAGACCACCGTCCCTCTCACTATCACCGCTACAGTCGTCAGTTCTACAGTCACCCTCAGCGTAATCGAAACTGAAGCTCGTTTGCGGAGATGTGTTACTGACCTGATCGCCGAGTCCGAGGACGAAGGTGGCGATGACCGCCGCGAGGATGACCGTGATAGCGACCATCAGGATCACGCCGATGACCGGCGAGACCGCCTCGTCGTCCGTGAAGAGTTCCTTTGGATTCATGTGTTGATCGACACGGACTCACCGCGGAGCACGGCGTCGCGAGCGCCCGCGAGGAGTCGTGTTCGTAGCCAACGTCAGACGATTCCGATACAAGAAGATATGGATCCGAATTTAATTCGTGATAACGAGGCCACCAGATGGATCGACAGAAACCGCCGGGCTGCGACGGAATCGGTCCGGGAACGGTCCGCCCGGAACGCGATATCAGACCTGGGAAGGCGGCGAACGGCCCGCTGGACGCGCGCTCGTCGCGTCTGCGGCCGAACGAGCGCCCGTTCGTCCAGTTGACGGCGTGTTCCCGCGGCGGTCGGCGAGATAAGAACTGTTTTTAGCACGCCGAAGAACCAACCGAACAGGGCAACCCAATGCCAAACGGACCAGTCTCGACTCTCGTCGCGGGTGGTGATGCCGGTGGCTGAGAGCCGCCGCATCGTCCCGGTCGGCGAGAGCTCGACGTTCCGGTCGACCATTAGCCACGTGACCAACGAGTTGGCCGACGAGGCGCCCGGCGAGCTCCACCTGGTCTACCTGGCCGCGTGGCGGGACGACGACCCGCACGCGGACAGACACCGCGCGGCCGCCCTGAACGACCTGGAGCAGGCGTCCGTCTGGGCCGAGGCCGACCTGGAGGAGGCCGGCGCGACCGACGTCGCGGTCGAGACGGCCGTCCTCGGGACCGAATCGTACCTGTTCGGCCCGAGCGACTACGTCGACCAGTTGACTCGCTACGCCGCCGAACACGACGTCGACACGGTCGTCCTCGACCCGGAGTACGCGCCGGTCGGGAACACCGCCTTCCTGCAGCCGTTCGAGTTCGAACTGGCCGAGTCCGGCCTGACCGTTCGCGAGGCGCCCGTCGAGCGCCCATCGCGGCGCGTGCGGGTCGTCAACGAGATCACCGGGAAGCGCTTCGCCGCCGTGTTCGGCGTCGCCTTCGCCTTCTACATGGTGCTCGGCGACCCGACCTACTGGTTCGACTGGGTCACCGGCGTCGCCAGCGGGCTGATCGTGGCGATCACGCTCTCGCAGGTCAGCCTCGATCGGGATCCGACGGCGACGTCGCTGCGGCGGATCCTCCGCGGGGTCATCTACGTCCCGGTGCTGTTCTGGGAGATCCTCGCGTCCAACGTCGTCGTCGCGCGCGTCATCCTGAGCCCGTCGCTGCCGATCGAACCGACGATGACCCGCATGCACGTGCTGGTCGGGTCCGGGCTCCCGATCACCACGCTGGCGAACTCGATCACGCTGACCCCGGGGACGCTGACGGTCCGGGCGCGCAACGCGAACCTGTACGTCCACACGCTGATCCCGTGGGCCCGCGAGGGGCTGTTCGAGGGCTCGCTGGAGCGGTGGACCCGGTTCATCTTCTACGGTCGCAGCGCCGCCCGCACCGCCTCGCCGGAGGAGCGGGACGACACGGCCATCCTCCAGGGCGAGGACGCCGACGAACCGATGCCCGTCGACGGTGACGGGGAGGTGGTCGAGTCGTGAGCGTCGTCGACGTCACCATCGCGGCGGGCGTCACGGTGGGCGACTTCCTGCTGGGCAGCGCCGCGGTGCTCGTGTTGATCGCCATCGGGATGTTCTACCGCGCCATCCGGGGACCGACGATGCAGGACCGCGTGCTCGCGGTGAACGTCCTCGGGACGAACACCGTCGTCATCCTGGCGATGCTCGGCGCCGCCCTCGAGGAGCCGACCTTCCTCGACATCGCCCTGGTGTACGCGCTGCTGAACTTCCTGATGGCCATCGCCATCTCGAAGTTCACCGTCGAGCGGGGTGGTGTCCTGTGACCGACCTCCTGGTCGTGCGAGCGGCGCTGATCGTGCTGTTCGTACTCGCCGGCCTCTTCTTCACGTTCGTCTCCATGACGGGCGTGATCAGGCTCCCGGACGTGTACTCGCGCGCGCACACCGCCTCGCAGGCCGACACGCTCGGCGCCGGCTTCGCTCTGGCCGGCGTCGCGCTGACGCTCGGCTGGCAGGGCGCCGGCTTCAAGACCGTCATCCTGCTGTTCTTCCTGTTCGTGACCAACCCGACGGCCGCCCACGCCATCGCCCGGGCGGCCCTCGAGGAGGGCATCGTACCGTGGACGGAGGGTGACGAGCGACGATGACCGGGATCGCCACCTACGCGCTGTCGATCACGACCGTCGAGGCGTCGCTGATGGTCTTCGTCGTCGTCACGGCGATCGTGACGGCGCTGGCCCGGGACGTGCTGTCGTCGATCATCGTCTTCGGGGCCTACAGCCTCGGGATGGCCGCGCTGTACACGTTCTACCGCGCGCCCGACGTGGCGATGACCGAGGCGGCCATCTCCGCCGGTGTGACGACGGTGTTGCTACTGCTGACCATCGCGAAGACCAGCCGGATCGAGTACGACGTCTCCTTCGAGTCGGTCGACTGGTCGGCCGCCGGCGCGGTGAGCCTGCTCGGCGCCGGGCTGTTGACCACGATGACCGACATGCCCGTCGTCGGGTCGATGGAGTCGCCGGTGTGGGCCAACCCCGAGGTCACCCAGCACTACATCGAAAACACCTACGCCGAGACTGGCGTCGAGAACACCGTGATGGCGGTGCTGGCGTCGTACCGCGGGTTCGACACCTTCGGCGAGGCCGTCGTCGTCTTCGGCGCCGGCGTCGCCGCCATGCTGGTCCTCCACAGGGAGGTGTTCACGTGAGCGACGACCGCCGGGGCGACGCGGGCGACCGCGGCGCCCACGGACGCGCGGGCGACGGACAGTCCCCGGAGGGCGACGACGGCCCCGTCGGGCCGATCGGCGACGGCCGGACCGCGGAGGCCGACGACCGCGTCGGCTCGGTCCGGCGCCAGCAGACGCCCTACACGGAGAGCCAGGTCATCATGACCACGGTGAAGATGGTCTCGCCGTTCGTCTTCTCCTACGGCCTGTTCGTCACGTTCCACGGCGGCGGCTCGCCCGGCGGCGGCTTCCAGGGCGGCGCCATCGCGGCCGCCGTGGTCCTGATGGTCGCCTTCGCCTTCGGCATCGACGCGACCCGCGAGTGGGTCTCGAACAACGTCCTGACGGCGCTGGCGACCGGCGGCGTCGTCGTGTTCGCCGGCATCGGCCTCGTGGGGCTGGCCCGCGGCGGGACCTTCCTCGAGTACCAGCTCCTGCCGATCCCCCACCCCGTGAAGTACGGGATGGAGGGCATCGAGATCGGCGGGATCGCGCTGATCGTCGGCAGCGTCCTCGTGGGCCTGTTCTTCCTACTGGCCGCGGGGTACGCCGACGAGGAAGCCGCCGTCGCGGACGGCGGCGCGGACGACAACGAGGTGAGAGACACGTGATGGTAGTCGCCGACGTCCTGACCGAGCAACACGCCTACGTGACGTTCACCGTGTTGCTGTGTATCGGGCTGTACATGCTGATCGCCAACGACCACCTAGTGAAGAAGATCATCGGGCTGAACCTGTTCCAGACGGCGATCTTCCTCTTTTTCGTGGCCTCCGCCTACGTCGACGGCGGGTCGGTGCCGATCATCCCGAAGAAGCCGCCGGCCGGCGAGGTGTACGTCAGCCCGCTCCCGCACGTCATCGTGCTTACCGCCATCGTCGTCGGCGTCGCGCTCACCGCCGTCGGGCTGGCGCTGTGCATCCGCATCTACACCGAGTACGGGACGCTCCGCGTGGACGTCCTGCGCGAGGTGATGCGCGACGAGGGGACGCTCCCGGGCGACGAGCCCGACGAGGTCCCGACCGTCGAGGACGGGGGTGAGTCGGCGTGACCGACGTCCTCCTCCCCCTCATGATCGTCGCGCCGATCCTCGCGGCGACACTGGCTCTGCTGCTCGGCCTGCGCTACGACCGGGCGGGGTGGCCGGTCGCCGCCGGCACGACGACGGTTCTGGTCGGGATGGCCGCCGCGCTCGCACGTGCGGTCTACCCGCAGATCGGCGGCGAGGGCGGCCGCGTGATCCACGAGCTCGGCGGCTGGGAGCGCCCGTACGGCATCGAACTCGTGGCCGACGAGCTGTCGGCCGCGCTGGTGGTGCTGATCACGCTGGTCTCGCTGGCGACGCTCGTGTTCGCCCGCGTGGCCGGCCCGCGCGGCAACGCCTTCTACGCGGGCTACCTGCTGCTGACCGGCGGGGTCCTCGGCGTGGCGCTGACCGGCGACATGTTCAACATGTTCGTCTTCCTCGAGATCACCGGGCTGACGACCTACGCCCTGGTCGCGTCGGACCGCGCCGGCGCGAGCGCCTACGCCGCGCTGAAGTACCTGATGGTCGGGACCGTCGGCGCGTCGCTGTACCTGATCGGCGTCGGCTACGTGTTCCTGGCCACGGGGTCGCTGAACATGATCGACCTCAGGTCGGCCATCGCCGAGGTGGGCTACACCGACCCGCTGATCCAGGCCGGCTTCGCGTTCGTCGTCGCCGGGTTCGCGCTGAAGATCGCGCTCTTCCCGATGCACACCTGGCAGCCGGACGCCTACCAGCGGGCGCCCGACGCCGTGACGACGTACATCTCGGCGCTGGTGTCGACCGCCGCCGCGTACGCGCTGCTCCGGGTGACCTACACCGTCTTCACCGTCGAGTTCCTCGCCAGGAACGACGCGATCACCACGGGCGTCATGATCGCCGCGGGGATCTCCATCGTCGCCGGCTCCGCGCTCGCGGCGATGCAGACCGACCTCAAGCGGACCTTCGCGTACTCGTCGGTCGCCCAGTTCGGGATGATCGCCGCGGCGGCGATGATCGCCAACGAGACGGCGCTTCTCGGCGCCATCGTCCACCTGCTCGGCCACGGGCTCATGAAGTTCGGCCTGTTCCTGGCCGTCGGCATGCTGGGCCTGGGCTACGGCGTCGAGACGATCGACGACCTCGCCAGCCTCGCCCGTCGGGCGCCGTACACGACCGGAGCGATGACGGTCCTCGGGCTGGCGCTCGTCGGCGTCCCGCCCTCGATCGGCATGCTCGGGAAGTGGTACATCGCCCTCGGCGCGGTCGAGTCCGGCGCCGCGGGCGACCCCGCCGGCCTCGCCGTCGCCGGCGTCATCTTCGTTAGCACGCTGCTGACGCTCGCCTACGTCGGCCGCATCGTCGAGCAACTGTACTTCGCGGGCGTCGACGAGACCGGCCACGACGAGGGCGTCCACGCCGCCGACGGCGGCGTCGCGGAGGGGGACCGCGTGGCCGAGGACGAGCGCGCGGCGGACGACTCCGTCGGCCTCGCCCGCCCCACAGAGGGCGCCCCGGAGGTCCCGATCCCGGGCGTCCCGGACCGGGTCCCGCCCGCGAGCCTCGCCGTGCTCGTCGGCGCGACGCTGGTCGCCGTCGGGCTCGGGTTCGCCGGGTTCCTCGCCTTCGAGCTGTTCGAGCCGTTCATCCAGGAGGTGTTCGCCTATGCAGGTCGCTGATCTACTCGAACTCAGACCGCTGTTGGCCGTGCTCGTATCGGTCGTCGCGACCGTCCTGATCGTCGCCAGCCACCGCCGCCCGAACCTCCGTGAGGGGTGGACGATCCTGGCGGCAGTGACCAAGTTCGGCATCGTCCTGTCGATGCTCCCGGCGGTGCTGGACGGGCGGGTGTTCGAGACGAGCGTCGTCACCTTCCTCCCCGGCGTCGAGTTCACGCTGCGGGCGGACCCCCTCGGGATGCTCTTCGCCGTCCTCGCCTCCGGGCTGTGGATCGTCACCTCGTTCTACAGCATCGGCTACATGCGCGGGCTCTCCGAGCCCAACCAGACGCGGTACTTCGCCGCGTTCGCGATGTCGCTGTCGGCCACGATGGGCATCGCCTTCGCGGCCAACCTCGTGACGATCTTCGTGTTCTACGAGATCCTCTCGATCGCCACGTACCCGCTCGTGGCCCACGACGAGGACGAGCGCGCCCGCTCGGCCGGCCGGAAGTACCTCGCGTACACCCTGTTCGGCGGCGGCGTGCTCGTGCTCGCGGGCACGGTGATGGTCTACTGGCTCACCGCCCAGTACGGCGGCGCGACGGTCGACTTCGCCGGCGGCGGCATCCCGGCGCTGGCCGAGGCCGCCAGCCAGGACCCGATGATGGCGAGAATCGCATTCGTCCTACTCGCGATCGGCTTCGGCGTCAAGGCCGGCCTGATGCCGCTGCACCAGTGGCTCCCCGAGGCGATGGTCGCGCCGACGCCCGTCTCCGGCCTGCTACACGCCGTGGCGGTCGTCAAGTCCGGCGCCTTCGGCGTCTCCCGGGTCGTCCTCGACGTGTTCGGTCCGGAGGTGGTCTACGAACTCGGCGTCGGGATCCCCCTCTCGATCCTCGCCGCGGTCACGCTCACGGTGGCGAGTATCATCGCGCTGCGGAAGGACCACCTCAAGCAGCGCCTGGCCTACTCGACGGTGTCCCAGCTGAGCTACATCGTCCTCGGGCTGGGCATCTTCGGCTGGCACGGCCTCGTCGGCGCCTTGCTGCACATCCCCGCGCACGCGTTCATGAAGCTCACCCTGTTCTTCTGCGCCGGCGCCATCCACGTCGAGACCCACACCGACTACATCTCGAACATGGCGGGCATCGGCAAGCGGATGCCGCTGACGATGATCGCCTTCACCGTCGCCGCGGCGGGTATGGCCGGCATCCCGCTGGTCGCCGGCTTCGTCAGCAAGTACTACATGCTGATCGGCGGCGTCCAGATGGGCATGGAGCTGACGCCCGTCGGCTACTACCTCGCCGGCGCGCTCCTGCTGTCCGGCGTGCTGAACATCGGCTACTTCTGGCCCGTCGTCTACACCGCCTTCTTCGAGGCGGAGGACGACCACGACGCCAAGCCGCTGGTCGACTTCCCGCTGGGCGGCCAGCGCACCTCGACCATCGAGGACGTCCGGACCGACGGCGGTCGGGAAGACGAGAGCGATTCCGACGCAGAGAGCGATTCCGACGCCGGGAGCGACGACGGCGCTGACGAGAACCTCGCCGACGAACCGGAGATCCGCCACCCGACGCTGAACGACCCCGACCGCGAGTTCTCGGACCCGGCCGACCGGATCGACACCGGCGACTACGCGGTCGACCAGCACGCCTCGGACGCCGACGTGCCCCACAGCGAGGGCGACGGGGCGACGGCGGCGCAGGGTGACGACGAGAGCGGCGGCGAGACCACCGAAGTGGCCGGCGACGCCCAGCACCAGACCGTCGACCACGACGCGGCGCCGGGCCACCACGGCGGCCCGCCGGCCGGCGGCTGGGAGCGGTACCGCGGACTGACTGCACTGTTCGGCCGCGAGTCGACCTGGTTCATGCTCGCGCCCATCCTGACGGCGATGGGCCTGGCCGTGCTGCTGGGGGTCGTCCCCGACCACATGGCGTTCCTGGAGCTGATCGAACTGGTCGTCGAGACCCGGGGGGTGAGCCCCTGATGCTCGAAGGGATCCCCCCGTTCGCGGTGCTGGCCGTCGCGGCGGTGCTGGCCGTCGTCCTGCCGCGGACGCTCGGCCACGTCGCCGGCGCCGCGGCGACCGGCTTCGTGTTCGTCCAGGCGCTCGTCCTCGATCCGGGGACCTACTACGACGTGACCTTCCTCGGGTTCGACGCCGTCCTGTTCAACGTCGACGAGTTTTCCCTGTTGATGGGGACCGTCGTCGGCTTCCTGGCGACGGCCGCAGTGATCTACGCCTACGGCAGCGACGCCTCCCGCTTGATGACGGCTATCGCGCTGACCTATCTCTCCTCGACGGTCGGCGCCGTCTACGCCGGCGACTGGCTCACCCTGATCTTCTTCTGGGAGCTGATGGCCGTCACCTCGACGCTGCTGGTCTGGCACTACGGCGGCGAGGCGGTGCGGGCCGGCTACCGCTACGCCATCTTCCACGGCACCGGCGGCGTGATCCTGCTCGGGGCGGTCGTCGTCCACTTCGCGGAGGTCGGGAGCTTCCTGTTCGCGGAGGGCGGCATCCACCCGACGGCCGCCGCGCTGGCCGCGGTCGGCATCGGAATCAACACCGGGTTCGTCTTCCTGCACTCCTGGCTGCCCGACACCTACCCGCGGCCCCACCTGGCCGCCTCGGTGTTCCTCTCGGTGTTCACCACCAAGACCGCCGCCTACGTGATGTACCGCGCGTTCCCCGAGGGCGGCCTCTGGCTTGCCTACATGGGCGGCGCGATGGCGGTCTACGGGGCCTTCTTCGCCCTGCTGCAGTACGACCCGCGCCGCCTGCTCTCGTATCACATCCAGGCCCAGATCGGCTACATCCTCGCCGGCATCGGACTGGCGGGCGTGGTCGGCGAGAAGGCCCTCGCCGGCGGCTTCGCCCACCTGTTCAACAACGTCCTGTTCAAGAGCCTGCTGTTCATGACGATGGGCGCGGTCATCTACCGGACCGGAATCGAGGACATCCGCGATCTCGGCGGGCTCTGGAAGGTGATGCCGATCACCTTCGTCCTC of the Halomicrobium salinisoli genome contains:
- a CDS encoding DUF7344 domain-containing protein yields the protein MSKGSDTLQPVGADGAQLSKGEIFDVLQNERRRYVLQYLRRHGGPVELGDLATRVAAEEYECPTDSVSGKQRKRVYTTLQQTHLPKMDEAGIVEFDSDDGVIDTTQYTDELTVYLEIVPGKEFPWREYYLSLGAVSLAVVATLWADVYPVTVVPPLVWATVFAVILTVSAAYHTFLGRELTLSEYAARSDGDE
- a CDS encoding monovalent cation/H+ antiporter subunit E, coding for MAESRRIVPVGESSTFRSTISHVTNELADEAPGELHLVYLAAWRDDDPHADRHRAAALNDLEQASVWAEADLEEAGATDVAVETAVLGTESYLFGPSDYVDQLTRYAAEHDVDTVVLDPEYAPVGNTAFLQPFEFELAESGLTVREAPVERPSRRVRVVNEITGKRFAAVFGVAFAFYMVLGDPTYWFDWVTGVASGLIVAITLSQVSLDRDPTATSLRRILRGVIYVPVLFWEILASNVVVARVILSPSLPIEPTMTRMHVLVGSGLPITTLANSITLTPGTLTVRARNANLYVHTLIPWAREGLFEGSLERWTRFIFYGRSAARTASPEERDDTAILQGEDADEPMPVDGDGEVVES
- a CDS encoding type IV pilin, which translates into the protein MDLKKLFADDDAVSPVIGVILMVAITVILAAVIASFVLNLGDQAQQSTPQASFNFEYTNQTDDVLRVTHETGDTINSERLNMTVSGAEDGDNDKLVIQENPFWGDVNAGSWGEVNSTTLKDDTGGSINGVDLSGATVRVVYTAESGGSSSTLTTWEGPNA
- a CDS encoding DUF4040 domain-containing protein, which codes for MTGIATYALSITTVEASLMVFVVVTAIVTALARDVLSSIIVFGAYSLGMAALYTFYRAPDVAMTEAAISAGVTTVLLLLTIAKTSRIEYDVSFESVDWSAAGAVSLLGAGLLTTMTDMPVVGSMESPVWANPEVTQHYIENTYAETGVENTVMAVLASYRGFDTFGEAVVVFGAGVAAMLVLHREVFT
- a CDS encoding type IV pilin; amino-acid sequence: MNPKELFTDDEAVSPVIGVILMVAITVILAAVIATFVLGLGDQVSNTSPQTSFSFDYAEGDCRTDDCSGDSERDGGLDIIHDGGENIEAGELYVRGATDSAENGDWTTAGAGNYGEGSVISAGSGITVDVANGDTIRVVWEPSQGGSSATLATWEGPDA
- a CDS encoding type IV pilin gives rise to the protein MPIRDFFERDDAVSPVIGVILMVAITVILAAVIASFVLNVGDQAQQSIPQASFDFSYDQDGSTGSADYDGSSNGLGTDGVLTITHTSGNTINGDRLTLNDKGPNGDDGPTDKFSDSSHADVGEVDAGTSVTVAVDSDDEVILIYTTASGGQSSTLATWEGPDA
- a CDS encoding type IV pilin: MSIRDLFERDDAVSPVIGVILMVAITVILAAVIASFVLNVGDQAQQSPPQASFDFEYQDNSGNDILTITHESGETVNPDNVYVKSTESFAAGPGNDSSTGSFSNTYSTLDLTADADGSGDWVDENLKAGVSFDIVGDSDLNSATVRLIYEHDGQTTTTIATWEGPDA
- a CDS encoding cation:proton antiporter → MSVVDVTIAAGVTVGDFLLGSAAVLVLIAIGMFYRAIRGPTMQDRVLAVNVLGTNTVVILAMLGAALEEPTFLDIALVYALLNFLMAIAISKFTVERGGVL
- the mnhG gene encoding monovalent cation/H(+) antiporter subunit G; its protein translation is MTDLLVVRAALIVLFVLAGLFFTFVSMTGVIRLPDVYSRAHTASQADTLGAGFALAGVALTLGWQGAGFKTVILLFFLFVTNPTAAHAIARAALEEGIVPWTEGDERR